In the genome of Acidovorax sp. 69, the window TCAGCCTGCTGCGCCCGGTATCGCCCCTGGCCTGGCTGCCGATTGGCCTCTTGGTGTTCAAGGGTGCCAACCCGGCCGCCATCTGGACGATTTTCATCTGCTCCATCTGGCCCATGATCATCAACACCGCCGTGGGAGTGCAGCGTGTACCGCAGGATTACATGAACGTGGCCCGTGTGCTCAACCTCTCGGAATGGAAGATCGCCACCAAGATCCTCTTTCCGGCCGTGTTGCCCTACATGCTGACCGGCGTGCGCCTGGCCGTCGGCACCGCCTGGCTGGTGATCGTGGCTGCAGAAATGCTGACCGGCGGCGTGGGCATTGGCTTCTGGGTGTGGGACGAGTGGAACAACCTGAACGTCAAGAACATCATCATTGCCATCTTCGTGATCGGCATCGTCGGGCTGGTGCTGGAGTACGCACTCATCAAGCTGGCCACCGCATTCACGTTTGAAGAGGTCAAAACTTGACCCACCCCTGAGCCGCGCCTGTGGCGCGTTACCCCCTCAAGGGGGCACCACCAGTGGCCCTCGAAAAAAACCAGGAGTTCCTCATGCATACATCTCTCACCACCAAATTCATCGAGGTCCATGGCGTCGAGCAGACTTTCAAGACGGCCAAGGGCCTGTTTCCGGCGCTGAAGGGCATCAATCTGACGATTGCCAAGGGCGAATTCGTTGCGCTGATTGGCCACTCGGGCTGCGGCAAGTCCACCCTGCTGAACCTGATCGCGGGCCTGACCACGCCCACCAATGGCGTGCTGCTGTGCGCCAACAAGGAGATCAAAGGCCCGGGCCCGGAGCGCGCCGTGGTGTTTCAAAACCACTCGCTGCTGCCCTGGCTGACCTGCTTTGACAACATCTACCTGGCCGTGGAGCGCGTGTTTGGCGCCAAGGAAACCAAGGCCCAGCTCAAGGCCCGCACCGATGCGGCGCTCGCCTTGGTCGGCCTCACGCCTGCAGGGCAAAAGCGCCCCGGCGAAATATCGGGCGGCATGAAACAACGTGTGGGCATTGCCCGTGCGCTGTCGATGGAGCCCCAGGTGTTGCTGATGGACGAGCCCTTTGGTGCACTCGACGCCCTGACCCGCGCCAAATTGCAAGACGAGCTGCTGGAGATCGTGGCCCGCACCCAAAGCACCGTGGTGATGGTGACGCACGATGTGGACGAGGCCGTACTGCTGTCCGACAAGATCGTGATGATGACCAACGGCCCTTCTGCGACGATTGGTGAGGTGCTGACCGTTGATCTGCCCCGCCCCCGCAAACGCGTGGAACTGGCCGAAGACCCGCAGTACGTGCACTACCGCAAGGCGGTGATCGACTTTTTGTACACGCGCCAAGGGCACGTCGAAAAGGCAGCTTGAACTGGGCGCAACGCTCTGAAGCGAGCCTACCCACCGCAAAAAAAGGGCTCTGACCAGATCGGTCAGAGCCCTTTTTTTGATGGTCAGTGCGTGCCCGTGATGTATTGCTCCAGTTGTTCAATGATGAATTTCTGCTCGGAGATGATGTCCTTGACCAAGTCACCGATGGAGATCATGCCCACCAGCTTGCCGCTGCCATCTACCACGGGCAAGTGGCGCAGGCGGCCGGCGCTCATCATCTGCATGCAATGCTCACTGGTCTGCTCAGGCCGCACGAAGCGCACCGCGGTGGTCATCACGTCGCGCGCCAGGGTCGCGGCCGAAGTGCGACCCAGCAGGGCGATCTTTCGCGCATAGTCGCGCTCGGTAAAGATGCCGACGATGGCGTCCCCCTCAGTGACCACCAGCGCGCCGATGCCCTTGTCGGCCATCAGCTGCAAGGCCTCCAGCACAGAATCGGTGGGCCTGATGGTGTGCACGGTGGCGTCAGGCTTGGATTGAAGAATCTTGGCTACGACAGTCATGAAAATCCCCCTCGGTAAGGCGTGAATCGGGCACACAACCATTTCAGCCCATCTGCCCCGCCAGCGCAACCCGTAGCTCCCCACGGTGATGTTTCTGTGCTGTTGCAATTCGACGAGGCCGAAACAAACCGAAAAGAAACGAAACCGTGACGAGACCTCTCCCAAGGGTTAACCCGGCACGATAGCGCCATGTTCAACAAGCCAGACAAGCCCCGGGCAGGCCCGCTGAACATCTCAGGAACCCTGTAGATTGTTTCTGATACCGGAACAGTTAGTTCGCGACCCGGTGGTTTTTCTCTGAACACCATCGGCGTACAGTTCAACCCATCGATGAGCCGAACCCGCAAGGCGACTCACCGAACCCGGTTCAGCAGCCCTTCTTTGTTTTGCAGCCGTTCCGGTTTGATTGAGCCGCTTTTTTAACTTCAAGGATTTTCATCATGAACAACACCGCACGTTTCCTCTCCATCGCCGCTGTCGCCGCTTTCGCTTCTTTTGGTGCCCAGGCCGACGAAGCCGATGCTTCGCAATTTGCCACCAAGTTTGAAACCAACCGCACCCGCGCTGAAGTGGCTGCTGAAGCCGCTACCGTGGCACAGACCCGTTCCATCGAGCCTGCTGGCTCGCGTGTCGTGACTTACAAGTCCACGGCTGACCGCGCTGCTGTGCGTGCCCAGGCTGCTGACGCTGTGCGTACTGGCCAGATCCCTTCGGGCGAGCGCGGTTGATTCTTTTTGAATCCGCTGTTCCCCTGTTTGCGTATTTGTCAGTACCTCACCCCCATTTTTTGAATTTCACTGGAGTTTCACCATGAACAAGACTGCCCGTTTTCTGTCTATCGCCGCTGTGGCCGCTTTCGCTTCTTTTGGCGCACAAGCCGACGAAGCCGATGCTTCGCAATTTGCCACCAAGTTTGAAACCAGCCGCACCCGCGCTGAAGTGGCTGCTGAAGCCGCTACCGTGGCAGCAACCAGCAGCACGGTGCCCGCTGGCTCCCGCGTGTTGTCCTTCACGTCCACGGCTGACCGCGCTGCGGTGAGCGCCCAGGCAGCCACCGCTCTGCGTGCTGGCCAGATCTCGTCCGGCGAAATCGGCTCCCTGTAATTTCCAGGGCCCGCATGCGATGCATGGGGGCTGGCGAAGTGCAAATGCAAAAGGCCGGGGCCCCTAACGGGGCCCCGGCCTTTTGTTTGGGTAAGGGGACACACCAGCGGGCTTTTGCAGCTTGCCCATTGCACTACAAGGGTTTACTTGCCCCCGCGCGCCTGCGCCACGGCACCCTGCACCTCTTTCCACAGGCCTTCGCCCACGTTGGCGGCAATGCTGGCGTTCACGGCACCCAGCTTTTCACGCATGCGATTGGCTTCAGTGACCGGCAGTTCGTTGACCTGCATGCCCTTGGCCCGCAGGTCTGCCAGCGCCTTGTCCGCTTCGGCGCGCGTGTCCTGGCGCTCAAAGTCGCGGCTCTTCTTGGCGGCATCGAGTAGCACCTTCTGCTCAGCTTTCGAGAGGCCGTCCCAGTACTTCTTGCTCACCAGCACGATCCAGGGGCTGTAAACGTGGTTGGTCACGGTGAGGTACTTTTGCACCTCATAGAACTTGCTCGACAGGATGGTGTTGTAGGGGTTCTCCTGGCCATCCACCGTCTTGGTTTCGAGCGCGGTGAACAGTTCTGAAAACGGCAGCGGCACCGCGTTGGCGCCCAGGGTCTTGAAACTGTCGAGGAACACGTTGTTCTGCATCACGCGCAGCTTGACGCCGTCCATGTCTTCCAGCTTGGTGATGGCGCGCTTGTTATTGGTGAGATTGCGGAAACCGTTTTCCCAGTACACAAGACCCACCAGGCCCTTTTCCTGCAACTTGTCCATCACCTTTTGGCCCACGGGGCCGTCCAGCACCACATCGGCTTCCTTCGCGTTGTTGAACAGGAATGGCGTGTCCCAGATCGCCATTTCCTTGGTGATGCCCACCAGCGTGGCGGTGGAGCCCACCATCATCTCCTGCGCGCCGCCGATCAGGGCCTGCTGCATCTGCACGTCCGAGCCCAAGGCGGCGGCACCGATGGCGCGCAGCTTCATCTTGCCGCCCGAGGCCTTTTCCACTTCCTGGGCAAACAGCTTGGTCGCCCGACCCTGGTTGGAGTCCTCGTTCAGGCCGTAGCCAAAGCGGATGATGCGCGGCTTGAAATCTTGCGCAGCCACCTGGAACGAGCAGGCAACGGCAGCCACCGACAACGCGGCGAGCAGGGTACGACGGAAAGTTTTCATGGTTGTCTCCAGTGTGGTGAGGGAGTGAGGAACGGGAAAAATCAGAAGAGTGGAGGCGATCGAAACCGACACACGCGAGTCCAGCGCCCCCGCGCAAGGGCCGCCCCGCCGCGAAGGCGGCGTATCCAGCGCATGCGCTGGGGGCGTCCCTCTCCCGTCTTGCGCAGCAAGGCGAGAGGGGGGGGAAGGCGCGAAGCGACTCAGGGGGTGCTTCATCTCAACCAGACGACAGGCGCGGTCACGATCTGCGGGAACACGACCAGCAGCGCCAGGATCAGCACATAGGTAAAGAGGAAGGGGTTCACACCCTTGATCACGCTGTGCATCGATATGCGCCCTACCCCGGCCACCACGTTGAGCACCGTACCCACAGGCGGGGTGATGAGGCCAATGGCGCCGTTGAGCACAAACATCAGCCCGAAATACACCGGGTCGATCCCCGCCTTGACGGCAATGGGCAGCATCACGGGCGCAAAGATCAGGATGGTGGGCGTGAGGTCGAGCGCCGTGCCAATCAGCACCAACACGATCATCATCACGGCCATCAGCAGGCGCGGGTTCTCCACCAGCGGGCCCAGCCAGCTCGTCAACACATTGGGCAGGTCGGCCAGCGTGATCATGTAGCTGGCCACCTGAGCGCCAGCGCACAAAAACATCACGATGGAGGTCGTTTTGGCCGCACGCACCAGCACGCCATAGATGTCTGCGAGTTTCATCTCACGGTGCACGAACAGTGCCACCACCAGCGCATAGAACGCGGCCACCACGGCGGCCTCGGTGGGCGTGAACACGCCCGTCTTCATGCCGCCAATGATGATGAGGGGCATCAACATGGCCCAGAACGCACGGACCGTGGCTCGCAAGCGGTCCTTGACGGGCAGGGGCTTGCCCTGCGGCAGGTCCAGGCCGCGCAGCACCCAGCGCCAGGCAAAGATAAGACCTGCGCCCATCATCAGCCCCGGCACGATGCCCGACACAAACAAGGCCGAAATGGAGGTGTTGGTGGTCACGCCATAGATCACGAACGGCATCGATGGCGGAATGATGGGCGCAATGATCCCGCCTGAGGCAATCAGCCCGGCCGAGGTGTTCATGGGGTAGCCCTGCTGGCGCATCATGGGCAGCAGGATGGTGGCCAGCGCCGCCGTGTCGGCCAGCGCCGAGCCGCTCATGCTGGCCATGAGCACCGCAGCGCCAATGGCCACATAACCCAGCCCGCCCCGGATATGCCCCACCCAGGCCTGCGCCATATCGATGATGCGGCGGCTGATACCGCCCGAGTTCATCAGCTCACCCGCCAGGATGAAGAACGGCACCGCCAGCAGCGGAAAGCTGTCCACCCCGGCCACCAGGTTCTGGGCCAGCAGCTGCGCATCCCAGAAGTCGAGCACCCAGGCCATGCCTGCGCCCGTAAGCACCAGGGCCAGGCCCATGTTCATGCCGGTGCCCATCAGCACCAGCATGCCCAGCGAAAAGACCACAAAGGCCATGGCTTCAGGCGTCAGTCCCAACATCACTCCACCTCCGCGCCGTGGCCCAGGTCCAAGGGCTTGCGTTGAATCAACTCGATGGTCGCCATCACACCAATGGCCACCGCGCACAAAAAAGCCGGCAACGGCAGCAGCGCCGCCGGGTAGGCCATGACCACCGACCGGCTGCCCATGCCCACCACCACCTGCTGCCAGGCGCCCCAGGCCAACATGGCGCTGGCAGCCATCACCAACAAACGGATCACTGCCGTCAGCACCCCAAACGCCAGCGGGCGCTTGGCCAGCAGGCCGGCAAGACTGGTAAAAGCCATGTGTTCGCCAGCGGGGTAAGCCGCTGCGGCACCAATGAAAACCATCCAGACGAACAGCAGGCGCGACAACTCTTCGCTCGCCGCCACGCCACTGCCAAAACCGTAACGCAGCACGACATTGATGAACACGGCCACGGCCATCACGCCCAGGCAACCGGCCATCAATACCTGGGAGGTTTTGGCAAAGCGGCTCAGCGGTACGGGCAGCGTGGCCTCGGGTTGTGCGGGGGAATTCATGCGGTTTCCTTCATGGCGATCCAGGCCGATGCCTGCTGCTGCAAGGTCGGCAGGTCCAGCAGCGCGTCCAGGCGGAGCACGCCCGCCTCGCCCACCGGCGACTCCAGCGTTGCAAACTGACTGTCCACCAGCGCACTGGAAAAGAAATGGGTGTCTGCACGGGCCGCCACGCGCTGACCGGCGTTCGTGCGGTCAATCTCCAGAAATGCGAAACGCAGCCCGGGGCAGGCACTGCGCAAACGGTCCCGGTACACCCTCTTGAGGGCCGAACAGGTCAGCACCACGCCCTTCGGCTGCGCCTGCAACAACTGGCCCAGCGTGGCCAACCAGCCCTCGCGGTCCATGTCGGTCAGGGCAATGCCCTGGCGCATTTTTTCGCGGCTGGCGGGGCTGTGGTGGTCATCCCCCTCGATCAAGGGCAAACCTTCGGCGCGGGCCAAAGCGGCACCCAGGCTGGATTTACCGCAGCCGGCCACGCCCATGACAACCAAATAAACCGGAGGCTGGCAAAAATTCATTTTGGTAGCGCTATCCCATTGATCTAAAAAACGGCATCCGCTATGGATGCCACCAAAACAGGTTCAAATCAGGCAAGTGACTTCAGCAACCCTGTCGAAAAGCCATTTTTCATCTTGCCCCGGCCTTTGGACAGCGCTATCCTAACCAGATCAACACCCATCACAACGAGGGTTAACCCTTGAACAAATCCGAGACTAGGCGCCGCTCCAGCGGGCGCATCACGCTGAGCGATGTGGCCAAGGCGGCGGGCGTCAGCCCCATCACTGCATCCAGGGCGCTGCGTGGCGAACGCGGCGTGGCCCATGACCTGGTGCAGCGGGTCAAGGAAGCAGCCGAACAACTGGGCTACGTGCCCGACCCCGCCGCGCGGGCCCTGGCGTCCCAACGCAGCGTGCAGGTGCCCGTGCTGGTGCCGCTGCTGTCCAACGCGCTGTTTGTGGACGTGCTCGAATCGGTGCACCGCACACTGTTCCCGCAGGGCTATCAGGCCCTGATCGGTGTGACCCACTACGACCCACAGGAAGAAGAACAGCTGCTGCGCACCTACCTGGCCCACCGCCCGGCGGGCCTCTTGGTGACAGGCTTTGACCGCACAGAAGCTGCGCGCCACCTGATCGCCGCCAGCGGTGTGCCCTGCGTGCATCTGATGGAAATGACCTCAGCCCCTGGGGTGTTTTGCGTGGGGTTTTCGCAGCAGGATGCTGGCCACAGCATGACGGCGCACCTGCTTGCGCGTGGCTACAAGAACGTGGCCTTTGTGGCCGCCCAGCTCGACCCGCGCACCATGCAGCGTGCCGAGGGCTATCGCCGCTGCCTGCGCGAGGCAGGTCGGTACGAC includes:
- a CDS encoding TRAP transporter small permease; its protein translation is MNSPAQPEATLPVPLSRFAKTSQVLMAGCLGVMAVAVFINVVLRYGFGSGVAASEELSRLLFVWMVFIGAAAAYPAGEHMAFTSLAGLLAKRPLAFGVLTAVIRLLVMAASAMLAWGAWQQVVVGMGSRSVVMAYPAALLPLPAFLCAVAIGVMATIELIQRKPLDLGHGAEVE
- a CDS encoding TRAP transporter large permease subunit, producing the protein MAFVVFSLGMLVLMGTGMNMGLALVLTGAGMAWVLDFWDAQLLAQNLVAGVDSFPLLAVPFFILAGELMNSGGISRRIIDMAQAWVGHIRGGLGYVAIGAAVLMASMSGSALADTAALATILLPMMRQQGYPMNTSAGLIASGGIIAPIIPPSMPFVIYGVTTNTSISALFVSGIVPGLMMGAGLIFAWRWVLRGLDLPQGKPLPVKDRLRATVRAFWAMLMPLIIIGGMKTGVFTPTEAAVVAAFYALVVALFVHREMKLADIYGVLVRAAKTTSIVMFLCAGAQVASYMITLADLPNVLTSWLGPLVENPRLLMAVMMIVLVLIGTALDLTPTILIFAPVMLPIAVKAGIDPVYFGLMFVLNGAIGLITPPVGTVLNVVAGVGRISMHSVIKGVNPFLFTYVLILALLVVFPQIVTAPVVWLR
- a CDS encoding LacI family DNA-binding transcriptional regulator, with amino-acid sequence MNKSETRRRSSGRITLSDVAKAAGVSPITASRALRGERGVAHDLVQRVKEAAEQLGYVPDPAARALASQRSVQVPVLVPLLSNALFVDVLESVHRTLFPQGYQALIGVTHYDPQEEEQLLRTYLAHRPAGLLVTGFDRTEAARHLIAASGVPCVHLMEMTSAPGVFCVGFSQQDAGHSMTAHLLARGYKNVAFVAAQLDPRTMQRAEGYRRCLREAGRYDPKRELLSPQPSSMRLGGELLEELLRTRPGVDAIFFCNDDLAQGGLLAAQRLGLQVPGQVAIAGFNDLAGSDQMPPPLTTVRTPRAAVGEASAHMLLALMRGEVPEHNSVNLGFELTVREST
- a CDS encoding DUF4148 domain-containing protein — its product is MNKTARFLSIAAVAAFASFGAQADEADASQFATKFETSRTRAEVAAEAATVAATSSTVPAGSRVLSFTSTADRAAVSAQAATALRAGQISSGEIGSL
- a CDS encoding TRAP transporter substrate-binding protein, yielding MKTFRRTLLAALSVAAVACSFQVAAQDFKPRIIRFGYGLNEDSNQGRATKLFAQEVEKASGGKMKLRAIGAAALGSDVQMQQALIGGAQEMMVGSTATLVGITKEMAIWDTPFLFNNAKEADVVLDGPVGQKVMDKLQEKGLVGLVYWENGFRNLTNNKRAITKLEDMDGVKLRVMQNNVFLDSFKTLGANAVPLPFSELFTALETKTVDGQENPYNTILSSKFYEVQKYLTVTNHVYSPWIVLVSKKYWDGLSKAEQKVLLDAAKKSRDFERQDTRAEADKALADLRAKGMQVNELPVTEANRMREKLGAVNASIAANVGEGLWKEVQGAVAQARGGK
- a CDS encoding DUF4148 domain-containing protein, with translation MNNTARFLSIAAVAAFASFGAQADEADASQFATKFETNRTRAEVAAEAATVAQTRSIEPAGSRVVTYKSTADRAAVRAQAADAVRTGQIPSGERG
- a CDS encoding gluconokinase; protein product: MGVAGCGKSSLGAALARAEGLPLIEGDDHHSPASREKMRQGIALTDMDREGWLATLGQLLQAQPKGVVLTCSALKRVYRDRLRSACPGLRFAFLEIDRTNAGQRVAARADTHFFSSALVDSQFATLESPVGEAGVLRLDALLDLPTLQQQASAWIAMKETA
- a CDS encoding CBS domain-containing protein; the protein is MTVVAKILQSKPDATVHTIRPTDSVLEALQLMADKGIGALVVTEGDAIVGIFTERDYARKIALLGRTSAATLARDVMTTAVRFVRPEQTSEHCMQMMSAGRLRHLPVVDGSGKLVGMISIGDLVKDIISEQKFIIEQLEQYITGTH
- a CDS encoding ABC transporter ATP-binding protein, which gives rise to MHTSLTTKFIEVHGVEQTFKTAKGLFPALKGINLTIAKGEFVALIGHSGCGKSTLLNLIAGLTTPTNGVLLCANKEIKGPGPERAVVFQNHSLLPWLTCFDNIYLAVERVFGAKETKAQLKARTDAALALVGLTPAGQKRPGEISGGMKQRVGIARALSMEPQVLLMDEPFGALDALTRAKLQDELLEIVARTQSTVVMVTHDVDEAVLLSDKIVMMTNGPSATIGEVLTVDLPRPRKRVELAEDPQYVHYRKAVIDFLYTRQGHVEKAA